One genomic segment of Mesoterricola silvestris includes these proteins:
- a CDS encoding TolB-like translocation protein, producing MKALVIAKREMAEQKLAWAAAGYVALAGLVVPWIRPMGDIRGILGPGLDLGFGVALSAVLGASMVPGDLQSGRMGFYFARPVAAGTVLLGRFLGAWLLAVGGGLVAALPQVLLAPRNTVALAVVTAVSAVVSVFVLLGAHVLGTMFRSRSAWILLDLAVLGAFGASMHLMIGRIAEGGAFLALPWFLGGAGLLVLAVLGGAAHLQVTLGGADLRAGHRVLSLCMAAGLGATALAGAGFTAWVRGGGPASLSTFRVVDAAPSGDWIALVGEGRFHRQAFLLDTATGAAVEAGTWGRFSPDGRRYVEFDLGASRVRSIDLGQAPARVLPPWSIALPGRRGVGELRALSRDGRIAVILCGDCLTVADVEARRVLHQSTGNKDLFAMRFVFPSETLLRAYGGDRDGSVAIRELDLATGAWTEPGRMPPGPRFPDASGRWVLVGSQGRYEVCEGRTGEILRRVPGEPMSPPRFLEDGGLAWLEEGPGGHRLRVLDPSGAEAWSRTLEGTAGMNAWLLPEPGSGRILVGLLEAEGAPGANRGRRGRILAADPSRGTVETVSAEATLPLGFRSRMPMGALAARLRVGNGGGLAVAGPDGSLRKVIPGARWASE from the coding sequence ATGAAGGCGCTCGTCATCGCGAAAAGGGAAATGGCCGAGCAGAAGCTGGCGTGGGCCGCGGCCGGCTACGTGGCCCTCGCGGGGCTCGTGGTGCCGTGGATCCGGCCCATGGGCGATATCCGGGGCATCCTGGGCCCGGGGCTCGACCTGGGCTTCGGGGTGGCCCTGTCGGCGGTGCTGGGCGCCTCCATGGTGCCCGGGGACCTGCAGAGCGGGAGGATGGGGTTCTACTTCGCCCGGCCCGTGGCGGCGGGCACGGTCCTCCTGGGGCGTTTCCTGGGCGCGTGGCTCCTGGCGGTGGGCGGAGGCCTGGTGGCGGCGCTGCCCCAGGTCTTGCTGGCGCCCCGGAACACAGTGGCCCTTGCGGTCGTAACGGCGGTCTCCGCCGTGGTCTCCGTCTTCGTGCTGCTGGGAGCGCACGTGCTGGGCACGATGTTCAGGTCCAGGAGCGCCTGGATCCTGCTGGACCTGGCGGTGCTGGGGGCCTTCGGGGCGTCGATGCACCTGATGATCGGGCGCATCGCCGAAGGGGGCGCCTTCCTGGCGCTGCCGTGGTTCCTGGGCGGGGCGGGGCTGCTGGTCCTGGCGGTCCTGGGAGGGGCGGCGCACCTCCAGGTGACCCTGGGCGGCGCGGATCTGCGGGCCGGGCACCGGGTCCTTTCGCTTTGCATGGCGGCGGGGCTGGGGGCCACGGCCCTGGCCGGGGCGGGCTTCACGGCCTGGGTCCGGGGAGGCGGGCCCGCCAGCCTCTCGACGTTCCGGGTGGTGGACGCCGCCCCCAGCGGCGACTGGATCGCCCTCGTCGGCGAAGGGCGGTTCCACCGGCAGGCCTTCCTCCTGGACACCGCCACCGGCGCGGCCGTGGAGGCCGGAACCTGGGGCCGCTTCTCTCCCGACGGACGGCGCTACGTGGAATTCGACCTGGGCGCGTCCCGGGTGAGGTCCATCGACCTGGGCCAGGCCCCGGCCCGGGTCCTGCCGCCCTGGTCCATCGCCCTTCCGGGACGCAGGGGCGTGGGCGAGCTCCGCGCCTTGTCCCGGGACGGCCGGATCGCGGTCATCCTCTGCGGGGACTGCCTCACCGTGGCCGATGTGGAGGCCCGCAGGGTGCTCCACCAGTCCACCGGGAACAAGGACCTGTTCGCAATGCGGTTCGTGTTCCCGTCGGAGACCCTTCTCCGGGCCTACGGCGGGGACCGGGACGGTTCCGTGGCCATCCGGGAACTGGACCTGGCCACGGGCGCCTGGACGGAACCGGGGCGCATGCCCCCCGGGCCCCGGTTTCCGGACGCCTCGGGCCGGTGGGTCCTGGTGGGATCCCAGGGCAGGTACGAGGTCTGCGAAGGACGCACGGGGGAGATCCTCCGGCGGGTTCCGGGCGAACCCATGTCCCCGCCGCGCTTCCTGGAGGACGGAGGCCTCGCGTGGCTGGAGGAAGGGCCCGGGGGGCATCGGCTGCGCGTTCTGGACCCCTCGGGCGCCGAGGCCTGGTCCCGGACCCTGGAGGGGACGGCGGGGATGAACGCCTGGCTTCTGCCGGAACCCGGCTCGGGCCGGATCCTCGTGGGACTTCTGGAGGCCGAAGGGGCCCCGGGCGCGAACCGGGGCCGCCGGGGGCGGATCCTGGCCGCCGACCCGTCCCGGGGCACCGTGGAAACCGTATCCGCGGAGGCCACCCTCCCCCTGGGCTTCCGTTCCCGGATGCCCATGGGCGCGCTCGCCGCGCGGCTGCGCGTGGGCAACGGAGGAGGGCTGGCCGTGGCCGGGCCGGACGGATCCCTCCGGAAGGTGATCCCCGGGGCGCGGTGGGCTAGCGAATGA
- a CDS encoding GntR family transcriptional regulator: MRGILQVDPAGAVPIWKQIEEGVRRLVAAGALAPGSPVPSVRELARDLRVNPATVAKAYQRLVEAGLLAMRRGEGTFVHGDPASPGQERRLLLAEGALEFAGLARGLGVGLPEARAALDRAWTELEREGEVR, translated from the coding sequence ATGAGAGGAATCCTGCAGGTGGACCCCGCCGGCGCGGTGCCCATCTGGAAGCAGATCGAGGAGGGGGTGCGCCGGCTCGTGGCCGCGGGCGCCCTGGCCCCGGGGTCGCCGGTGCCTTCGGTGCGGGAGTTGGCCCGGGACCTCCGGGTGAATCCCGCCACGGTGGCCAAGGCCTACCAGCGGCTGGTGGAGGCGGGCCTCCTGGCCATGCGCCGGGGCGAGGGCACCTTCGTCCACGGCGACCCCGCCTCCCCGGGCCAGGAGCGGCGCCTGCTGCTGGCGGAGGGGGCCCTGGAATTCGCCGGGTTGGCCCGGGGTCTGGGTGTGGGCCTGCCGGAGGCCAGGGCGGCCCTGGACCGCGCCTGGACGGAACTGGAACGCGAAGGGGAGGTCCGATGA
- a CDS encoding TRAP transporter TatT component family protein, producing MRFLEAVFPLCLALLAGCSIKRMAVDRIGNALAGTAGVYASDDDPDLVRDASPFALKTIEGLLQESPAHPGLLLSACSGFTQYAHAFLQDEADYAEASDPARAAALRLRARKLYLRARNYGLRGLEAALPGFRDQLRAAPDAALARAGREQVPLLYYTAAAWASAFALDVSDSSLAVDQTLMEKLARRALALDPAWDAGAAHEFLAAWEAGHAQAGGSVARARAHFQEAVRLSGGLRASAYVTFAEAVALEAQDRAGFEALLNDALRVDPDRDPGRRTAILVAQRRARWLLGRSRELFNEPEETKP from the coding sequence ATGAGGTTCCTTGAAGCGGTTTTTCCCCTCTGCCTGGCCCTCCTCGCGGGCTGTTCCATCAAGCGCATGGCCGTGGACCGCATCGGGAACGCCCTGGCCGGGACGGCGGGGGTGTACGCCTCCGACGACGACCCGGACCTGGTGCGGGACGCCAGCCCCTTCGCCCTCAAGACCATCGAGGGCCTCCTGCAGGAGAGCCCCGCCCACCCGGGCCTTCTGCTGTCGGCCTGCTCGGGATTCACCCAGTACGCCCACGCCTTCCTCCAGGACGAGGCGGACTACGCCGAGGCGAGCGATCCGGCCCGGGCCGCCGCCCTGCGGCTCCGGGCCCGGAAGCTCTACCTGCGGGCCCGGAACTATGGCCTGCGGGGCCTGGAGGCCGCCCTGCCCGGGTTCCGGGACCAGCTGCGCGCGGCCCCGGACGCCGCCCTGGCGCGGGCCGGCAGGGAGCAGGTGCCCCTGCTCTACTACACCGCCGCGGCCTGGGCTTCGGCCTTCGCCCTGGACGTGTCCGATTCCAGCCTCGCGGTGGACCAGACCCTCATGGAGAAGCTGGCCCGCCGCGCCCTGGCCCTGGACCCGGCCTGGGACGCCGGGGCCGCGCACGAATTCCTCGCGGCGTGGGAGGCCGGCCACGCCCAGGCGGGGGGCTCCGTGGCCCGGGCCCGGGCCCACTTCCAGGAGGCGGTGCGCCTTTCCGGGGGCCTGCGGGCCTCCGCGTACGTCACCTTCGCCGAGGCCGTCGCCCTCGAGGCCCAGGATCGCGCGGGCTTCGAGGCCCTGCTGAACGACGCCCTGCGGGTGGATCCCGACCGGGATCCCGGGCGGCGCACCGCCATCCTCGTGGCCCAGCGCAGGGCCCGGTGGCTGCTGGGCAGGAGCCGCGAACTCTTCAACGAACCCGAGGAGACCAAGCCATGA
- a CDS encoding ABC transporter ATP-binding protein produces the protein MTTVVRCEALTMAYGRREALSGLDLAVEPGSVYALLGRNGAGKSTLVKALLGLRRPRSGRAELFGADAFGARARAMERTGVVPETPQVPPRMTSAQAAAFCGSLAPAWDAAGVAARLERFGVDPRQPFGRLSRGQQTQVALALALGSRPDLLVLDDPTLGLDAVARRDLYREILEDLGERGATVLVATHDLAGIEGIADRVGILHQGRLLLDEPMEDLKGRHRRIRCGPQACPDLGPLGPAAQAQGPFGLEATVSRFSEAALAAAGLPPEAAVGASLEDIFLATVAGEVNA, from the coding sequence ATGACCACGGTGGTGCGATGTGAAGCCCTGACCATGGCCTACGGGCGCCGCGAGGCGCTGTCGGGGCTGGACCTGGCGGTGGAGCCCGGGTCTGTGTACGCCCTCCTGGGCCGCAACGGCGCCGGGAAGTCCACGCTCGTGAAGGCCCTCCTGGGACTCCGCCGGCCCCGTTCCGGCCGGGCCGAGCTCTTCGGCGCCGACGCCTTCGGGGCCCGGGCCCGGGCCATGGAGCGCACCGGGGTGGTGCCCGAGACGCCCCAGGTGCCGCCCCGCATGACCTCGGCCCAGGCCGCGGCCTTCTGCGGGAGCCTGGCGCCCGCCTGGGACGCCGCGGGCGTCGCGGCCCGGCTGGAACGGTTCGGCGTCGATCCCCGCCAGCCCTTCGGGCGCCTGTCCCGGGGCCAGCAGACCCAGGTGGCCCTGGCGCTGGCCCTGGGCTCCCGGCCGGACCTCCTGGTGCTGGACGATCCGACCCTGGGCCTGGATGCCGTGGCCCGCCGGGATCTGTACCGGGAGATCCTGGAGGACCTCGGGGAACGGGGCGCCACGGTCCTGGTGGCCACCCACGACCTGGCGGGCATCGAGGGCATCGCCGACCGGGTCGGCATCCTCCACCAAGGGCGCCTGCTCCTGGACGAGCCCATGGAGGACCTCAAGGGCCGCCACCGGCGCATCCGGTGCGGGCCCCAGGCCTGCCCCGACCTGGGTCCCCTGGGTCCCGCCGCCCAGGCCCAGGGCCCCTTCGGCCTGGAGGCCACCGTCTCGCGGTTCAGCGAGGCCGCCCTGGCCGCCGCGGGCCTGCCCCCCGAAGCCGCGGTGGGGGCCTCCCTCGAAGACATCTTCCTCGCAACCGTCGCTGGAGAGGTGAACGCATGA
- a CDS encoding HAD family hydrolase, protein MPSAFLFDLDGTLVDSRADLATGVNLTRVDLGLPPLDPAQVAGFVGDGVRKLLTRSLPECPGRLEEALELNRGHYGRHLLDATRLYPGAGAALEAVRAKGFRLAVVTNKPREFTLPILEGLGILDLFTAVVAGGDCPSLKPDPEPLLLALERCACGPEGSWIAGDHHTDLEAGRRAGLKRCLCRYGFGTPGAEAWDLAVADPGELASFASAL, encoded by the coding sequence ATGCCCAGCGCCTTCCTTTTCGATCTCGACGGGACCCTGGTGGACTCCAGGGCCGACCTGGCCACGGGGGTCAACCTGACCCGGGTGGACCTGGGGCTGCCGCCCCTGGACCCGGCCCAGGTGGCCGGTTTCGTGGGCGACGGGGTCCGCAAGCTGCTGACCCGGTCCCTCCCCGAGTGCCCCGGGCGCCTGGAGGAGGCGCTGGAGCTGAACCGGGGCCACTACGGCCGCCACCTCCTGGACGCCACCCGCCTCTACCCCGGGGCCGGGGCCGCCCTCGAAGCCGTGCGCGCCAAGGGGTTCCGCCTCGCCGTGGTCACGAACAAGCCCCGGGAGTTCACCCTTCCCATCCTGGAGGGCCTGGGCATCCTGGACCTGTTCACCGCGGTGGTGGCGGGGGGGGACTGCCCGAGCCTCAAGCCCGACCCGGAGCCCCTCCTCCTGGCCCTGGAGCGCTGCGCCTGCGGCCCGGAGGGGTCCTGGATCGCCGGGGACCACCACACGGATCTCGAGGCCGGAAGGCGGGCCGGCCTCAAACGGTGCCTCTGCCGCTACGGCTTCGGCACCCCCGGCGCCGAGGCCTGGGACCTGGCCGTGGCGGACCCCGGGGAGCTGGCTTCCTTCGCATCGGCGCTGTAG
- a CDS encoding OB-fold nucleic acid binding domain-containing protein translates to MRILPALLTSGAVALCGLGCSKSKPQAPTASAPAAKGVLQGTVLETIPAPPYTYIRMKAAQGEVWAAVPAATVKVGDAVGVNVSITMDKFESPSLHRTFERIFMGTLAGAEGAAPMGMAPHAAPAPAPAGPDEKVAKATGADARTIAEIWAHKGELKEKTVTVQGKVVKFNQGIMGRNWLHLRDGSGADASKDNDVTVTTKDASRVGEVVTVKGVVRLSKDFGSGYTYPVIIEEAKIIR, encoded by the coding sequence ATGCGAATCCTTCCCGCCCTGCTCACATCCGGCGCCGTCGCCCTCTGCGGCCTGGGCTGCTCGAAATCCAAGCCGCAGGCCCCCACGGCCTCCGCCCCGGCGGCCAAGGGCGTCCTCCAGGGCACCGTGCTGGAGACCATCCCCGCCCCGCCCTACACCTACATCCGCATGAAGGCCGCCCAGGGCGAGGTGTGGGCCGCCGTGCCGGCCGCCACCGTGAAGGTGGGGGACGCCGTGGGCGTGAACGTCTCCATCACCATGGACAAGTTCGAGTCCCCCTCCCTGCACCGCACCTTCGAGCGGATCTTCATGGGCACCCTGGCCGGCGCCGAGGGCGCGGCCCCCATGGGCATGGCGCCCCATGCCGCCCCGGCCCCGGCCCCGGCCGGCCCCGACGAGAAGGTGGCCAAGGCCACCGGCGCCGACGCGCGCACCATCGCCGAGATCTGGGCCCACAAGGGCGAACTCAAGGAGAAGACCGTCACCGTCCAGGGCAAGGTCGTGAAGTTCAACCAGGGCATCATGGGCCGCAACTGGCTCCACCTGCGGGACGGCAGCGGCGCCGACGCCTCCAAGGACAACGATGTGACCGTGACCACCAAGGACGCCTCCCGGGTGGGCGAAGTGGTGACCGTCAAGGGCGTGGTGCGCCTGAGCAAGGACTTCGGGTCCGGCTACACCTATCCCGTCATCATCGAGGAGGCCAAGATCATTCGCTAG
- a CDS encoding response regulator: protein MNILLVDDDDLILASVPSLLSVLGHQVESVDRGAKALALLEASPEPDLVILDVTMPDMGGVETLKRLRVFKPRLPVLLATGNVDAAVEEALQGDPHTRVIPKPFTLGQIRTVLAET from the coding sequence GTGAACATCCTTCTCGTGGACGACGATGACCTCATCCTTGCCTCCGTTCCCAGCCTCCTGAGCGTGCTGGGCCACCAGGTGGAGTCCGTGGACCGGGGCGCCAAAGCCCTGGCGCTGCTGGAAGCCTCCCCCGAACCGGATCTGGTGATCCTGGACGTGACCATGCCCGACATGGGCGGGGTGGAGACGCTGAAGCGCCTGCGGGTGTTCAAGCCCCGGCTGCCGGTGCTGCTGGCCACGGGCAACGTGGACGCCGCCGTGGAGGAGGCCCTGCAGGGCGATCCCCACACCCGGGTCATCCCCAAGCCGTTCACCCTCGGGCAGATCAGGACCGTGCTGGCGGAAACCTAA
- a CDS encoding TRAP transporter substrate-binding protein: MRPFRAAALLLASLLPLGAQVTLKMATLLPENSSWFRIVKDMGDTWARVSGGRVKVVFYPGGRQGDEPDVVRKMRLGSLQGAVLTSQGLAEIDRSVYALSIPLAFDNADEVYATLEAMRPGLEAAIQARGFVPLNWADGGWVRIFSRRPVAAPDDLRRQKLFQWAGDPRTLEIWKAGGFNAIPAPATELATGLQTGLLDAFLTSPQVVLVTRYHEQAPHMTDLKWGIILAGTVVTRDAWNRIPADVRPALLKAAQDAGNRLRSDMRATEERDLKALRGAGVKVVPVDAHARQLWNQMVAGAAGKIRGEFVPAQAYDEALKDRDAYRRRGK; this comes from the coding sequence ATGAGACCCTTCCGCGCCGCGGCCCTCCTGCTGGCGTCCCTGCTGCCCCTGGGCGCCCAGGTGACCCTCAAGATGGCCACCCTCCTCCCGGAGAATTCCTCCTGGTTCCGCATCGTCAAGGACATGGGCGACACCTGGGCCCGGGTCTCGGGGGGCCGGGTCAAGGTCGTGTTCTACCCCGGGGGCCGCCAGGGCGACGAACCCGACGTGGTGCGCAAGATGCGCCTGGGCTCGCTCCAGGGCGCGGTGCTCACCTCCCAGGGCCTGGCGGAGATCGACCGGAGCGTGTACGCCCTGAGCATCCCCCTGGCCTTCGACAACGCCGACGAGGTCTACGCCACCCTGGAGGCCATGCGTCCCGGGCTGGAGGCCGCCATCCAGGCCCGGGGCTTCGTCCCCCTCAACTGGGCCGACGGCGGCTGGGTGCGCATCTTCTCCCGCAGGCCCGTGGCGGCCCCCGACGACCTGCGCCGCCAGAAGCTCTTCCAGTGGGCCGGCGATCCCAGGACCCTGGAGATCTGGAAGGCCGGAGGCTTCAACGCCATCCCCGCCCCGGCCACGGAACTGGCCACGGGCCTGCAGACGGGGCTCCTGGACGCCTTCCTCACCTCGCCCCAGGTGGTGCTGGTCACCCGGTACCACGAACAGGCCCCCCACATGACCGACCTGAAGTGGGGCATCATCCTGGCCGGCACCGTGGTCACCCGGGACGCCTGGAACCGCATTCCCGCGGACGTGAGGCCCGCCCTGCTCAAGGCCGCCCAGGACGCCGGGAACCGGCTGCGGTCCGACATGCGCGCCACGGAGGAACGGGACCTCAAGGCCCTGCGCGGCGCCGGGGTGAAGGTCGTGCCCGTGGACGCCCATGCCCGCCAGTTGTGGAACCAGATGGTGGCGGGGGCCGCCGGCAAGATCCGCGGCGAGTTCGTTCCGGCCCAGGCCTACGACGAGGCCCTGAAGGACCGGGACGCCTACCGCCGGCGCGGGAAATGA
- the ltrA gene encoding group II intron reverse transcriptase/maturase — protein MSEAKPYSISREQVAEAWRLVRANRGAGGVDGETLSMFDKDLEGNLYKIWNRMSSGSYFPPPVKRVEIPKKDGRTRPLGIPTVADRVAQMVAKQVLEPLVEPMFHEDSYGYRPGRSALDAVAKARERCWRLDWVIDLDIKGFFDNLPHDLILKAVRHHTESDSALKWIPLYVERWLKAPAQREDGTLQERTAGTPQGGVISPLLANLFMHYAFDAWMGRVFPNVPFERYADDAVIHCVSLAQAKYVLEGVRRRLKDKGLELHPEKTKIVYCKDDSRPGDHDHTAFDFLSYTFRGRSVKTRDGKLFVGFNPAMSDKAKKAAREAIREWKLTTKMNTKTLSELASFINPIVRGWVNYYGRFHRSECLELLDYLNLVLARWAKRKYKRFHRDWTAAFRWLGDIAHQRQEGLFYHWTLGIRPGGWAGRAG, from the coding sequence GTGTCTGAAGCGAAGCCTTACAGCATTTCCAGGGAACAGGTCGCCGAGGCATGGCGTCTGGTCCGGGCCAACCGGGGAGCAGGGGGCGTGGATGGAGAAACCCTGTCGATGTTTGACAAGGATCTGGAGGGCAACCTCTACAAGATCTGGAATCGGATGTCGTCGGGCAGCTACTTCCCGCCGCCGGTGAAGCGGGTGGAGATTCCCAAAAAGGACGGCCGGACGAGACCCTTGGGCATTCCGACCGTGGCGGACCGAGTGGCCCAGATGGTAGCCAAGCAGGTATTGGAGCCTTTGGTGGAACCCATGTTCCACGAGGACTCCTACGGCTATCGGCCGGGTCGTTCGGCACTGGATGCCGTAGCAAAGGCAAGGGAGCGCTGCTGGCGCCTGGACTGGGTCATCGATCTGGATATCAAAGGATTCTTTGATAACCTGCCGCATGACCTGATCCTCAAGGCGGTTCGGCACCATACCGAGTCGGATTCGGCCCTGAAGTGGATCCCCCTGTACGTGGAACGGTGGCTCAAGGCCCCGGCCCAACGGGAGGACGGAACCCTGCAGGAACGGACGGCGGGAACGCCGCAGGGCGGGGTGATCAGCCCATTGCTGGCCAACCTGTTCATGCACTATGCGTTCGATGCCTGGATGGGGCGGGTCTTTCCGAACGTCCCGTTCGAGCGGTATGCCGACGATGCGGTGATCCATTGCGTGAGCCTGGCCCAGGCCAAATACGTCCTGGAAGGGGTGCGCAGGCGATTGAAGGACAAGGGGCTGGAACTCCACCCGGAGAAAACGAAGATCGTCTACTGTAAGGACGATTCGCGCCCGGGGGACCATGACCACACGGCCTTCGACTTCCTGAGCTACACCTTTCGGGGGCGGTCGGTGAAGACCCGGGACGGAAAGCTCTTTGTGGGCTTCAATCCGGCCATGAGCGACAAGGCGAAGAAGGCCGCTCGGGAAGCCATCCGGGAGTGGAAACTGACGACGAAGATGAACACCAAGACCCTGAGCGAGCTTGCCTCGTTCATCAATCCCATCGTCAGGGGATGGGTCAACTACTATGGGCGGTTCCACCGCTCGGAGTGCCTGGAACTTCTCGACTACCTGAATCTGGTCCTGGCCCGCTGGGCCAAACGGAAATACAAGCGGTTCCACCGGGACTGGACGGCAGCCTTTCGTTGGTTGGGCGACATTGCCCACCAGCGGCAAGAAGGGCTGTTCTACCACTGGACCCTGGGAATACGACCTGGAGGCTGGGCAGGACGAGCCGGATGA
- a CDS encoding TRAP transporter large permease: MNLLRKLLRAGEGIVLVASFLALCLLPLVDTAGRSLGGFHVPGSADLVQSVTLWLTFVGALAATGQGAHLTLSTSQWLGEGRLGRAARWVAGAVSAAVAALLAYASVQVVRANRLDPRMLSIGVPEWVPEMVMPLALAAMALTFAHRAHGTWRGRAAALLAIPAAFAAGLLPPPLASKAWIAAAGILASLLVGTPVFVALGGVAICLFFAQGTPVAAVSAEIYRLVASPTLPAIPLLAGAGYVLAESGASDRLVRFFRAWLGFMPGGLAVMVAMVCALFTTFTGGSGVTIIALGGLVYPMLRKDGYPEGFSLGLVTASGALGLLLPPSLPVILYSIVASGRDAVVPADRLYLAGLLPGLLLIGLTAAYGILVGRRAEGPRSPFTWAEALGATWKAKWELLLPLVIVGLFASGRATMLETAAGALAYAILAECFITRDLHPVRDLPRVLLRASALMGAVLILLSVAMGLTSYLVDAQLPDALLAWTRVHIHSRIVFLLALNVLLLALGSVLEIYSAIIVLAPIIAPMGALYGIHPVHLGIIFLANLEVGFLLPPVGLNLFLASSRFGTPLPRLYRTVLPFLLILGIGLLLITYVPGLSMALPGWAGKG; this comes from the coding sequence ATGAACCTGCTCAGGAAGCTGCTCCGGGCCGGGGAGGGCATCGTCCTGGTGGCCAGCTTCCTGGCGCTGTGCCTCCTGCCCCTGGTGGACACCGCGGGGCGGAGCCTGGGGGGCTTCCACGTGCCCGGCTCCGCGGACCTGGTGCAGAGCGTGACCCTGTGGCTCACGTTCGTGGGCGCCCTGGCCGCCACGGGCCAGGGCGCCCACCTCACCCTCTCCACCTCCCAGTGGCTGGGGGAGGGCCGCCTGGGCCGGGCGGCCCGCTGGGTGGCGGGCGCCGTGTCCGCGGCCGTGGCCGCCCTGCTGGCCTACGCCAGCGTCCAGGTGGTGCGGGCCAACCGGCTCGACCCGCGCATGCTGTCCATCGGCGTTCCTGAATGGGTGCCGGAGATGGTCATGCCCCTGGCCCTGGCGGCCATGGCGCTCACCTTCGCCCACCGGGCCCACGGCACCTGGCGGGGGCGCGCCGCGGCCCTCCTGGCCATCCCTGCGGCCTTCGCCGCGGGGCTCCTGCCCCCGCCCCTGGCCTCCAAGGCCTGGATCGCCGCGGCGGGCATCCTCGCCTCCCTCCTGGTGGGCACGCCGGTCTTCGTGGCCCTGGGCGGGGTGGCCATCTGCCTCTTCTTCGCCCAGGGGACCCCCGTGGCCGCGGTGTCGGCCGAGATCTACCGCCTCGTGGCCTCTCCCACCCTTCCCGCCATCCCGCTCCTGGCCGGGGCCGGCTACGTGCTGGCCGAAAGCGGGGCCTCGGACCGGCTGGTGCGGTTCTTCCGGGCGTGGCTGGGCTTCATGCCGGGGGGCCTGGCGGTGATGGTGGCCATGGTGTGCGCCCTTTTCACCACCTTCACCGGGGGCTCCGGCGTGACCATCATCGCGCTGGGGGGGCTGGTGTATCCGATGCTCCGCAAGGACGGCTACCCCGAAGGCTTCTCCCTGGGGCTGGTGACGGCCTCGGGCGCCCTGGGCCTGCTGCTGCCCCCGAGCCTGCCGGTGATCCTCTACAGCATCGTCGCCAGCGGCCGGGACGCGGTGGTGCCCGCGGACCGGCTCTACCTGGCGGGGCTCCTGCCCGGGCTGCTCCTCATCGGGCTCACGGCCGCCTACGGCATCCTCGTGGGGCGCAGGGCGGAGGGCCCGCGCTCCCCCTTCACCTGGGCCGAGGCCCTGGGGGCCACCTGGAAGGCCAAGTGGGAGCTGCTCCTGCCCCTGGTGATCGTTGGCCTCTTCGCCAGCGGCCGCGCCACGATGCTGGAGACCGCCGCCGGCGCCCTGGCCTACGCCATCCTCGCGGAGTGCTTCATCACCCGGGACCTGCATCCGGTGCGGGACCTGCCCCGGGTGCTGCTCCGGGCCTCGGCCCTCATGGGCGCGGTGCTGATACTGCTGAGCGTGGCCATGGGCCTCACCAGCTACCTGGTGGACGCCCAGCTCCCGGACGCGCTCCTGGCCTGGACCCGGGTCCACATCCATTCCAGGATCGTCTTCCTGCTGGCCCTGAACGTCCTCCTCCTGGCCCTGGGGAGCGTGCTGGAGATCTATTCGGCCATCATCGTCCTGGCCCCCATCATCGCCCCCATGGGCGCCCTGTACGGCATCCACCCGGTGCACCTGGGCATCATCTTCCTGGCCAACCTGGAGGTGGGGTTCCTCCTGCCGCCGGTGGGCCTCAACCTGTTCCTGGCCTCCAGCCGCTTCGGCACGCCCCTGCCCCGGCTCTACCGCACCGTGCTGCCCTTCCTGCTCATCCTGGGCATCGGCCTCCTCCTCATCACCTACGTCCCGGGATTGTCCATGGCCCTCCCGGGCTGGGCCGGCAAGGGGTAG